From Vigna unguiculata cultivar IT97K-499-35 chromosome 5, ASM411807v1, whole genome shotgun sequence, the proteins below share one genomic window:
- the LOC114183768 gene encoding pentatricopeptide repeat-containing protein At1g11900 has translation MNNTNVVISIQLRRMLREATTRGFSLIKLPLFRFRFNLSLPLSTIIRFPDYSTEASPGIKIVTKELLKEFLAEVENTPASSANVYCTYTDKVLQIFNDKNVVVSLDAYNLLLEEASHDIDLTCQVFKKLLLSCKSPSATSCLKFAKAFTKENDCVELLKFLEEISDIMSSSTSSSFINKIIFAFAKCGQKDKSLVIFDHFRTQRYGLDLFTYNIVLDILGHMGRVDEMLDVFSSIKDTGFIPDTVSYNTLMNGLRKVGRFDMCFVYYKEMTENGIEPDLLTYTALIDIFGRSGNVEESLKYFREMKQKGILPSVYIYRSLIQNLNKTGKVELATELLEELNSSSTCLAGPEDFKQKTRQRNTFKVKFF, from the exons ATGAACAACACAAACGTGGTAATCTCAATTCAGCTGCGAAGGATGTTACGAGAAGCAACAACGAGAGGCTTTTCATTGATTAAACTTCCTCTGTTCCGCTTTCGCTTCAATCTCTCCCTTCCTCTTTCAACAATCATTCG TTTTCCAGATTATTCAACAGAGGCATCTCCTGGCATAAAGATAGTGACAAAGGAACTTCTGAAAGAATTTCTTGCCGAAGTTGAAAATACACCAGCATCCAGTGCGAATGTCTATTGCACATACACCGATAAAGTACTACAAATTTTTAACGATAAGAACGTTGTTGTTTCCCTTGATGCCTATAATCTCCTATTAGAGGAGGCAAGCCATGACATTGACCTTACTTGTCAAGTTTTCAAGAAATTGTTGTTGTCCTGTAAATCCCCAAGTGCAACCTCATGCCTTAAGTTTGCCAAGGCTTTCACAAAAGAAAATGATTGTGTGGAGCTACTCAAATTTCTTGAGGAAATATCAGATATAATGTCTTCTAGCACATCATCATCCTTCATCAACAAGATCATTTTTGCCTTTGCCAAATGCGGACAGAAAGATAAATCCTTGGTGatatttgatcattttagaACACAGAGGTATGGTCTGGATTTGTTCacatataatattgttttagaTATCTTGGGTCACATGGGCCGTGTGGATGAAATGCTTGATGTGTTTTCATCCATAAAGGATACTGGTTTCATCCCGGATACTGTTTCTTACAATACTCTAATGAATGGCTTGCGGAAGGTTGGAAGATTTGATATGTGTTTTGTGTATTATAAGGAAATGACCGAGAATGGGATTGAACCAGATCTGCTTACATATACTGCactaattgatatttttggccGGTCAGGAAATGTTGAGGAGTCTTTGAAATACTTCAGGGAGATGAAACAGAAGGGGATTCTTCCTTCAGTATATATCTATAGATCACTAATccagaatttaaataaaacaggAAAGGTTGAGTTGGCAACAGAACTTTTAGAGGAGTTGAATTCATCATCAACTTGTCTAGCTGGTCCTGAAGATTTCAAGCAGAAAACTAGACAAAGAAAcacttttaaagttaaatttttttag